In one Sulfitobacter sp. LCG007 genomic region, the following are encoded:
- a CDS encoding DUF302 domain-containing protein, producing the protein MFLAGLALAQPVAPRDGWVIHPTDRSYEDLLASLRTAVTENGFGIVTEAGPTEAAAARGVEIPGNRVVGVFNNDYAVRILGLSTAAMIEAPVRFYVTEDGDGTATLSYKTPSFVFLPYTDEGGDLLAALAAELDTRFNEIAQAAIR; encoded by the coding sequence GCCCCGCGCGATGGCTGGGTGATCCACCCGACGGACAGGTCCTACGAGGACCTGCTTGCCAGTCTCAGGACGGCGGTGACGGAGAACGGGTTCGGGATCGTCACCGAGGCCGGACCGACAGAGGCTGCCGCGGCCCGGGGCGTGGAGATTCCCGGAAACAGGGTGGTGGGCGTGTTCAACAACGACTACGCCGTCAGGATCCTCGGACTGTCCACCGCCGCGATGATCGAGGCGCCGGTCCGTTTCTATGTGACCGAAGACGGGGACGGCACCGCGACGCTTTCCTACAAGACCCCCAGTTTCGTGTTCCTGCCCTATACCGACGAGGGCGGAGACCTTCTGGCCGCACTCGCGGCAGAGCTCGATACACGTTTCAACGAAATCGCTCAGGCCGCGATCCGCTAG
- a CDS encoding Lrp/AsnC family transcriptional regulator: protein MTKADRKSEHILRELSRNGRISNLELAERVGLSPSACLRRVQEMERSGQIAGYRAVLGREARGIGFVAYVGVGLNNHSKGSQEAFERAISTAPEVTECHNITGSIEYLLRVECADLRSYKSFHTDRLGALPQVSSLTSYVVMGSPKDERG from the coding sequence ATGACCAAAGCTGATCGGAAATCAGAGCATATATTGCGTGAACTGTCCCGCAACGGGCGGATCAGCAACCTCGAACTGGCCGAGCGGGTAGGCCTGTCGCCTTCGGCGTGCCTGCGCAGGGTGCAGGAAATGGAGCGTTCGGGACAGATCGCCGGATATCGCGCCGTGCTGGGTCGCGAGGCGCGGGGCATCGGTTTCGTCGCTTATGTGGGTGTCGGCCTCAACAACCATTCAAAAGGGTCGCAGGAAGCCTTCGAGAGGGCCATTTCAACCGCGCCGGAAGTGACGGAATGCCACAATATCACCGGCTCGATCGAATACCTGCTGCGGGTCGAATGTGCGGATCTGCGCAGCTACAAGAGCTTTCACACGGACCGGCTGGGCGCGCTGCCGCAGGTGTCGTCGCTGACCTCCTATGTGGTCATGGGCTCTCCCAAGGATGAACGGGGCTAG
- a CDS encoding LysE family translocator has protein sequence MTPNVLAALAAFAFISTATPGPNNLMLMASGANFGYARTIPHMLGILCGFSLMILILGIGLMQIFDRFPMVYTVMRIASVGYLLHLAWRVAHAAPPQGANAKARPMTFLEAAAFQWVNPKAWAMGISANSLFATEATLPAYASVAAVFAIVTLPANSIWTILGQQVARLLTSPGRRTAFNWVMAGLLVGSLYPVLLAP, from the coding sequence ATGACACCGAACGTCCTCGCCGCGCTCGCCGCATTCGCCTTCATAAGCACCGCCACGCCGGGGCCCAACAACCTGATGCTCATGGCCTCCGGCGCAAACTTCGGATATGCCCGCACGATCCCGCACATGCTGGGGATCCTGTGCGGCTTCAGCCTGATGATCCTGATTCTGGGAATCGGTCTGATGCAGATCTTCGACCGCTTCCCGATGGTGTACACGGTCATGCGCATCGCCTCGGTCGGCTATCTTCTCCACCTTGCCTGGAGGGTCGCCCATGCCGCGCCGCCACAGGGCGCGAACGCGAAGGCGCGCCCGATGACCTTTCTTGAGGCTGCCGCCTTCCAGTGGGTCAATCCAAAGGCCTGGGCGATGGGCATTTCCGCAAACAGCCTCTTCGCGACCGAGGCGACATTGCCGGCATATGCATCCGTGGCCGCGGTCTTTGCAATCGTCACCCTGCCTGCGAACTCGATCTGGACGATCCTCGGCCAGCAGGTCGCGCGGCTGCTGACCAGCCCGGGCCGGCGAACCGCCTTCAACTGGGTGATGGCGGGCCTGCTGGTCGGCTCGCTCTATCCGGTGCTGCTTGCGCCCTGA
- a CDS encoding acetyl-CoA carboxylase carboxyltransferase subunit alpha, with product MTQYLDFEKPLAEIEGKAEELRTMARGNSEMDVSAEAAALDAKAKALLEDLYKSLSPWRKCQVARHQDRPHCKDYIEGLFTDFTPLAGDRNFADDHAVIGGLARFRDRPVVVIGHEKGNDTKSRIERNFGMARPEGYRKAIRLMELADRFGLPVITLVDTPGAYPGKGAEERGQSEAIARATETCLRIGVPLISVIIGEGGSGGAVAFATANRVAMLEHSVYSVISPEGCASILWKDAEKMREAAEALRLTAQDLMKLGVTDRIIDEPVGGAHRNRAAAIASVGKAVEGMLKELHGKDAKTLVSDRRRKFLDLGSAGLAA from the coding sequence ATGACCCAGTATCTGGATTTCGAGAAACCCCTCGCCGAGATCGAAGGCAAGGCCGAAGAGCTGCGCACCATGGCCCGGGGCAATTCCGAGATGGACGTCAGCGCGGAAGCGGCTGCGCTTGATGCCAAGGCCAAGGCCCTTCTCGAGGATCTCTACAAGTCCCTGTCTCCCTGGCGGAAATGCCAGGTGGCAAGACATCAGGACCGCCCGCATTGCAAGGACTACATCGAGGGCCTGTTCACCGACTTCACCCCGCTGGCGGGCGACAGGAATTTCGCTGACGATCATGCGGTCATTGGCGGGCTCGCGCGGTTCCGCGATCGTCCTGTCGTCGTGATCGGTCACGAAAAGGGGAACGACACGAAAAGCCGGATCGAGCGGAACTTCGGCATGGCGCGCCCGGAAGGGTATCGCAAGGCAATCCGTCTTATGGAGCTGGCGGACAGGTTCGGGCTGCCGGTGATCACGCTCGTCGACACGCCCGGCGCCTATCCGGGCAAGGGCGCGGAAGAACGCGGCCAGTCCGAGGCGATCGCCCGCGCGACGGAAACCTGCCTGCGGATCGGCGTGCCGCTGATCTCGGTGATCATCGGCGAGGGCGGCTCCGGCGGGGCGGTGGCCTTCGCGACGGCAAACCGCGTGGCCATGCTGGAACATTCGGTCTATTCCGTCATCAGCCCCGAGGGCTGCGCCTCGATCCTGTGGAAGGACGCCGAAAAGATGCGCGAGGCGGCAGAGGCGCTCCGCCTGACCGCACAGGATCTCATGAAGCTCGGCGTGACCGACCGCATCATCGACGAGCCCGTGGGCGGCGCGCATCGCAACCGTGCCGCGGCCATCGCCTCTGTCGGCAAGGCCGTCGAGGGCATGCTGAAGGAACTCCACGGCAAGGATGCCAAGACGCTCGTATCGGATCGCCGGCGCAAGTTCCTCGATCTCGGCTCGGCCGGCCTCGCCGCCTGA
- a CDS encoding GntR family transcriptional regulator gives MNLNPRPAEAASLAHDRLYRNLRSRIMHGDLPPGQALTLRGLGREYGLSMTPAREAVRRLVAEGALTMSASGRLSTPELSNERIEELATLRALLEVELASRALPRAHMALIDRLHAINTAVAEAVAHRDAVGYIRTNLEFHRTLYLRAQAPAMLAMAETVWLQLGPTMRALYGRLRQTEPPQFHRHIIAALRAGDEPGLRLAVRTDVTQGLRLLAS, from the coding sequence ATGAATCTGAACCCGCGCCCGGCCGAAGCCGCTTCGCTGGCCCATGACCGGCTCTATCGCAACCTGCGCTCGCGCATCATGCACGGCGACCTGCCTCCGGGGCAGGCGCTGACGCTGCGCGGGCTCGGGCGCGAGTACGGGCTGTCCATGACGCCGGCGCGCGAGGCGGTGCGGCGGCTGGTGGCGGAGGGGGCGCTTACCATGTCAGCCTCGGGGCGCCTGTCGACGCCCGAACTGAGCAACGAGCGCATCGAGGAACTGGCGACGCTTCGGGCGCTCCTGGAGGTCGAGCTTGCCAGTCGCGCCCTGCCGCGCGCGCATATGGCGCTGATCGACCGGCTGCACGCGATCAACACCGCCGTGGCGGAAGCAGTCGCGCACCGCGATGCCGTCGGCTATATTCGGACCAACCTGGAATTCCACCGGACGCTGTACCTGCGCGCGCAGGCCCCTGCGATGCTGGCGATGGCCGAGACGGTGTGGCTCCAGCTTGGTCCCACCATGCGCGCCCTCTACGGGCGGCTGCGCCAGACCGAGCCGCCACAGTTCCATCGCCACATCATCGCAGCGTTGCGGGCGGGCGATGAGCCCGGCCTGAGGCTGGCAGTGCGCACCGATGTAACGCAGGGCCTGAGGCTGCTGGCAAGCTGA
- a CDS encoding M48 family metallopeptidase, whose amino-acid sequence MTDPVLPGDPPIPLVLRRSARARRISLRISQLDGRVTLTLPKRLDLGEAIAFAREKESWIRGHLEGREAEVQVGYGTEIPVGGRLLRVVPSEGRRVRLGSDDVGVPGPEARVGVRLAAHLRELARDRLAESADRYAERLGKTYARLTLRDTRSRWGSCTSDGGLMFSWRLILAPPEVLEYVAAHEVAHLAQMNHSPAFWAEVTRIHGGYEGPRAWLRRHGGGLHRYRF is encoded by the coding sequence ATGACCGATCCCGTTCTGCCCGGCGATCCGCCGATCCCGCTGGTCCTGCGCCGCTCCGCGCGGGCCCGACGGATATCGCTGCGCATATCGCAGCTTGACGGTCGCGTCACGCTCACCCTGCCGAAACGTCTGGACCTCGGAGAGGCGATCGCATTCGCCCGCGAGAAAGAGAGCTGGATCCGCGGGCATCTGGAGGGACGCGAGGCGGAGGTGCAGGTCGGCTACGGGACCGAGATCCCGGTTGGCGGCCGGCTTCTGCGCGTCGTGCCGTCCGAGGGGCGGCGGGTGCGGCTGGGGAGCGACGACGTGGGGGTGCCGGGGCCGGAGGCGCGCGTGGGGGTGCGACTTGCCGCGCATCTGCGCGAGCTGGCCCGCGACCGGCTCGCCGAGTCTGCCGACCGCTATGCCGAAAGGCTCGGGAAAACCTATGCGCGCCTTACCCTGCGCGACACGCGCTCGCGCTGGGGCTCGTGCACATCCGATGGTGGGCTGATGTTTTCCTGGCGCCTGATCCTCGCCCCGCCCGAGGTGCTGGAATATGTCGCGGCGCATGAGGTCGCGCATCTGGCCCAGATGAATCATTCGCCTGCCTTCTGGGCCGAGGTAACGCGCATCCACGGCGGATATGAGGGGCCGCGCGCCTGGTTGCGGCGCCATGGCGGCGGTCTGCACCGATACAGATTCTGA
- a CDS encoding TIGR02300 family protein, whose translation MPNEEWGTKRLCPTTGKRFYDLNKSPIVSPYTGEVVEVDISRARMIAADSEDAVTAKAKKSQASDDEVVLEDDDEDVDVDIDDDLLDEDEDDDDGVSLDSLADVAAPDDD comes from the coding sequence ATGCCCAATGAAGAATGGGGAACAAAGCGCCTTTGCCCCACGACAGGAAAGCGCTTCTACGACCTGAACAAGAGCCCGATCGTCAGCCCCTACACGGGCGAGGTGGTCGAGGTCGACATCTCGCGGGCGCGCATGATCGCCGCGGATTCCGAGGACGCCGTTACGGCGAAGGCCAAGAAGAGCCAGGCCAGTGACGACGAGGTCGTACTCGAGGACGACGACGAGGACGTGGACGTCGACATCGACGACGATCTGCTCGACGAGGACGAGGACGACGACGATGGCGTCTCGCTCGATTCTCTGGCGGACGTCGCGGCACCCGACGACGACTGA
- a CDS encoding S-(hydroxymethyl)glutathione dehydrogenase/class III alcohol dehydrogenase, whose amino-acid sequence MRTRAAVALEAGKALEVMEVNLDGPKAGEVLVEIKATGICHTDEFTRSGADPEGLFPSILGHEGAGVVLEVGEGVTTLKPGDHVIPLYTPECRQCHSCLSGKTNLCTAIRNTQGKGLMPDGTTRFSMLDGTPIHHYMGCSTFANHTVMPEIALAKVREDAPFDKICYIGCGVTTGIGAVINTAGVEIGATAAVFGLGGIGLNVIQGLRMAGADMIIGVDLNDGKEEMARKFGMTHFVNPTKVESTVQAIVDLTKRGADQIGGVDYSFDATGNVKVMREALECSHRGWGVSVIIGVAPAGAEIATRPFQLVTGRVWKGTAFGGAKGRTDVPKFVDWYMDGKIEIDPMITHKLTLDEINRGFDLMHEGKSIRAVVEF is encoded by the coding sequence ATGCGTACGCGCGCGGCGGTTGCGCTCGAGGCTGGCAAGGCGCTCGAGGTCATGGAGGTTAACCTTGACGGTCCGAAGGCCGGCGAGGTTCTGGTCGAGATCAAGGCGACGGGGATCTGTCACACGGACGAGTTCACGCGTTCCGGGGCGGATCCGGAGGGTCTTTTCCCGTCGATCCTGGGCCATGAGGGGGCGGGTGTCGTGCTCGAGGTGGGCGAGGGCGTCACGACGCTGAAGCCCGGGGACCACGTCATCCCGCTCTATACCCCCGAATGCCGGCAGTGCCATTCGTGCCTGTCGGGCAAGACCAACCTCTGCACCGCGATCCGCAACACGCAGGGCAAGGGGCTGATGCCGGACGGGACGACGCGGTTCTCGATGCTCGATGGCACGCCGATCCATCACTACATGGGCTGCTCGACCTTCGCCAACCACACGGTGATGCCCGAGATCGCGCTGGCCAAGGTGCGCGAGGACGCGCCCTTCGACAAGATCTGCTACATCGGCTGCGGCGTGACCACGGGGATCGGCGCGGTGATCAACACGGCGGGCGTCGAGATCGGGGCCACGGCGGCGGTCTTCGGGCTGGGCGGCATCGGGCTCAACGTGATCCAGGGCCTGCGCATGGCGGGCGCGGACATGATCATCGGCGTGGACCTGAACGACGGCAAGGAGGAGATGGCCCGCAAGTTCGGCATGACGCATTTCGTGAACCCCACGAAGGTCGAGAGCACGGTGCAGGCGATCGTGGACCTGACGAAGCGCGGCGCGGACCAGATCGGGGGCGTGGACTATTCCTTCGACGCGACGGGCAACGTGAAGGTGATGCGCGAGGCGCTGGAATGCTCGCACCGGGGCTGGGGGGTTTCGGTGATCATCGGGGTGGCGCCGGCGGGTGCCGAGATCGCGACGCGCCCGTTCCAGCTGGTGACGGGTCGGGTCTGGAAGGGCACGGCCTTCGGCGGGGCGAAGGGACGCACGGACGTGCCGAAGTTCGTGGACTGGTACATGGACGGCAAGATCGAGATCGACCCGATGATCACCCACAAGCTGACCCTCGACGAGATCAACCGCGGCTTCGATCTCATGCACGAAGGAAAGTCCATCCGCGCCGTCGTGGAGTTCTGA
- the ychF gene encoding redox-regulated ATPase YchF: MGFRMGIVGLPNVGKSTLFNALTRTAAAQAANFPFCTIEPNVGEVAVPDARLDRLAEIARSKQTIPTRMTFVDIAGLVKGASKGEGLGNQFLANIREVDAIAHVLRCFEDGDVTHVEGRVDPVADAETVETELMLADIESIEKRLQNVSRKVRGGDKEAVQQERLLKAALEVLEAGRPARVVEVDEEDRRAWRMLQLLTTKPVLYVCNVSEEEAAKGNAHSEAVAQMAAAQGNAHVVISARIEEEISQLDRDEAAMFLEEMGLSEPGLDRLIRAGYELLHLETYFTVGPKEARAWTIRQGTSAPRAAGVIHGDFEKGFIRAETIAYEDFVALGGEQPAKEAGKMRAEGKSYVVKDGDVLHFLFNT, translated from the coding sequence ATGGGTTTCAGGATGGGCATCGTCGGATTGCCGAATGTCGGCAAGTCGACCCTCTTCAACGCGCTGACGCGGACCGCCGCGGCGCAGGCCGCCAATTTCCCCTTCTGCACCATCGAACCCAATGTCGGCGAGGTCGCGGTGCCCGATGCCCGGCTCGACCGCCTGGCCGAGATCGCCAGGTCGAAGCAGACCATCCCGACACGCATGACATTCGTCGATATCGCGGGGCTGGTGAAGGGCGCCTCGAAGGGCGAGGGCCTCGGCAACCAGTTTCTCGCCAACATCCGCGAAGTCGACGCCATCGCCCATGTGCTGCGCTGTTTCGAGGACGGGGACGTGACCCATGTGGAGGGCCGCGTCGATCCGGTGGCCGATGCCGAGACCGTCGAGACCGAGCTCATGCTGGCGGATATCGAAAGCATCGAGAAGCGGCTGCAGAACGTCTCGCGCAAGGTGCGCGGCGGCGACAAGGAGGCGGTCCAGCAAGAGCGGCTGCTCAAGGCGGCCCTCGAGGTGCTCGAGGCGGGCAGGCCGGCGCGCGTGGTCGAGGTGGACGAGGAAGACCGCCGGGCGTGGCGGATGCTGCAACTGCTCACGACGAAGCCCGTGCTCTACGTCTGCAATGTCAGCGAGGAGGAAGCCGCGAAGGGCAACGCCCATTCCGAGGCTGTGGCGCAGATGGCCGCCGCGCAGGGCAACGCCCATGTGGTCATTTCCGCCCGTATCGAGGAGGAGATCAGCCAGCTCGACCGGGACGAAGCCGCGATGTTCCTCGAGGAAATGGGTCTTTCCGAGCCGGGCCTCGACCGGCTGATCCGCGCCGGATACGAGTTGTTGCATCTCGAGACCTACTTTACCGTGGGCCCCAAGGAAGCGCGCGCATGGACGATCCGGCAGGGCACCAGCGCGCCCCGCGCGGCCGGCGTGATCCACGGCGATTTCGAGAAAGGCTTCATCCGCGCCGAGACCATCGCCTACGAGGATTTCGTGGCGCTGGGGGGCGAACAGCCGGCCAAGGAAGCGGGCAAGATGCGCGCCGAGGGCAAGAGCTACGTGGTGAAGGACGGCGACGTCCTGCACTTCCTCTTCAACACCTGA
- the trpA gene encoding tryptophan synthase subunit alpha, translating into MTRIDDRFAKLQAEGRKAFVAYVMAGDPDYDTSLEIVRGLPGAGVDIIELGLPFTDPMADGSTIQLAGQRALAAGQNLERTLEMIRQFRMHDDQTPIVMMGYYNPIYSRGVERFLGEATEAGLDGLIVVDLPPEEDAELCLPAQAAGLNFIRLATPTTDDKRLPRVAQNTSGFVYYVSITGITGSAEAEAVDVAPDVARIREATGLPVIVGFGVTTPEKSKEIAAVADGVVVGSAIVKRIGAGEPVSDVLDFVKSLADGAHSA; encoded by the coding sequence ATGACCCGTATCGACGACAGGTTCGCCAAGCTGCAAGCCGAAGGCCGCAAGGCGTTCGTGGCTTATGTGATGGCCGGGGATCCCGACTACGATACCTCGCTCGAGATCGTGCGCGGCCTGCCGGGCGCGGGGGTCGACATCATCGAACTCGGCCTGCCCTTCACCGACCCGATGGCGGACGGATCCACGATCCAGCTTGCCGGGCAGCGGGCACTTGCGGCGGGCCAGAATCTTGAGCGGACACTGGAGATGATACGGCAGTTCCGAATGCACGACGACCAGACGCCGATCGTGATGATGGGCTACTACAATCCGATCTACAGCCGGGGAGTGGAGCGTTTCCTGGGGGAAGCCACCGAGGCCGGTCTGGACGGGCTGATCGTGGTCGACCTGCCGCCCGAAGAGGATGCCGAGCTCTGCCTGCCGGCTCAGGCCGCCGGGCTGAACTTCATCCGGCTGGCGACGCCGACCACCGACGACAAGCGCCTGCCCCGCGTGGCGCAGAACACTTCGGGGTTCGTCTATTACGTATCGATCACCGGCATCACCGGATCGGCGGAGGCCGAGGCGGTGGACGTGGCACCCGACGTCGCGCGCATCCGCGAGGCCACGGGCCTTCCGGTCATCGTGGGCTTCGGGGTCACCACGCCCGAGAAATCGAAGGAAATCGCTGCCGTGGCGGACGGGGTGGTCGTGGGTTCGGCAATCGTCAAGCGGATCGGCGCGGGCGAGCCGGTATCGGACGTCCTCGATTTCGTGAAGAGCCTCGCCGACGGAGCGCATTCGGCCTGA
- a CDS encoding L-lactate dehydrogenase: MPVITNILDFKKLHARRVPRMFYDYAESGSWTEQTFRENTSDFEKIRLRQRVAVDMSGRSTASSMIGEPVAMPVALAPVGLTGMQHADGEIKAARAAEAFGVPFTLSTMSINSIEDVAEATTKPFWFQLYTMNDQDYVSRLIERARAAKCSALVITLDLQILGQRHKDIKNGLSAPPKLTPATIANLATKWRWGIEMLGAKRREFGNIVGHVKGISDTSQLSAWTAEQFDPTLDWNKIARIKEQWGGKVILKGILDVEDAVMAADVGADAIVVSNHGGRQLDGALSSIRMLRPIVDAVGDKVEVHLDSGIRSGQDVLKALAMGAKGTYIGRAFIYGLGAMGQSGVTQALEIIQRELDITMALCGETKVAGLGRHNLLVPEDFEGRWQA; encoded by the coding sequence ATGCCCGTCATCACAAACATCCTCGACTTCAAGAAGCTGCACGCGCGCCGGGTACCGCGGATGTTCTACGACTATGCCGAGTCCGGCAGCTGGACCGAACAGACCTTCCGCGAGAACACGAGCGACTTCGAGAAGATCCGCCTGCGCCAGCGCGTGGCGGTCGACATGAGCGGGCGCAGCACCGCGTCAAGCATGATCGGCGAACCGGTCGCCATGCCCGTCGCGCTCGCTCCGGTCGGGCTGACCGGCATGCAGCATGCCGATGGCGAGATAAAGGCCGCCCGGGCGGCGGAAGCCTTCGGCGTTCCCTTCACGCTGTCGACCATGTCGATCAATTCGATCGAGGACGTTGCCGAGGCGACGACAAAGCCCTTCTGGTTCCAGCTCTACACGATGAACGACCAGGACTATGTCTCGCGCCTGATCGAACGGGCGCGGGCCGCGAAATGCTCGGCTCTCGTCATCACGCTCGATCTGCAGATCCTCGGCCAGCGTCACAAGGACATCAAGAACGGCCTCTCCGCCCCGCCCAAGCTGACCCCCGCCACCATCGCCAACCTGGCGACCAAATGGCGCTGGGGCATCGAGATGCTGGGTGCGAAACGCCGTGAGTTCGGAAATATCGTGGGGCATGTGAAAGGCATTTCGGACACCTCGCAGCTCAGCGCCTGGACCGCCGAGCAATTCGACCCGACGCTCGACTGGAACAAGATCGCCAGGATCAAGGAGCAGTGGGGCGGCAAGGTGATCCTGAAGGGCATTCTCGATGTCGAGGACGCCGTCATGGCGGCCGACGTCGGGGCCGACGCCATCGTCGTGTCGAACCACGGCGGGCGCCAGCTTGACGGGGCGCTCTCGTCCATCCGGATGCTGCGGCCCATCGTCGACGCGGTGGGCGACAAGGTAGAGGTCCATCTCGACAGCGGCATCCGCTCGGGCCAGGATGTGCTCAAGGCGCTCGCGATGGGGGCCAAGGGCACCTACATCGGGCGCGCATTCATCTACGGTCTGGGCGCCATGGGTCAGAGCGGCGTTACCCAGGCGCTCGAGATCATCCAGCGCGAACTGGACATCACCATGGCGCTGTGCGGCGAGACGAAGGTTGCGGGCCTTGGCCGTCACAACCTGCTCGTCCCGGAAGATTTCGAGGGCCGCTGGCAGGCCTGA
- a CDS encoding RbsD/FucU family protein, whose translation MLKSINPILTGELLAILSDMGHGDEIAVTDANFPAASVARRLVRLPGLDADTAAEAILSVMPLDDFVEAPAAAMADPNGRPAIYDAFDRLLAAAEGQPVPMEEIDRFAFYDRAKAAYAVVATGERRLYANLILKKGVLRS comes from the coding sequence ATGCTCAAATCCATAAATCCCATCCTGACCGGCGAGTTGCTGGCGATCCTGTCCGACATGGGACACGGCGACGAGATCGCGGTGACGGACGCGAACTTCCCCGCCGCGTCGGTCGCCCGGCGCCTCGTGCGCCTGCCGGGACTCGACGCGGATACGGCAGCCGAGGCGATCCTGTCGGTGATGCCACTGGACGATTTCGTCGAAGCCCCCGCTGCCGCGATGGCCGACCCAAACGGACGCCCTGCGATCTACGACGCATTCGACAGGCTGTTGGCTGCCGCAGAAGGCCAGCCCGTCCCGATGGAGGAGATCGACCGCTTCGCCTTCTACGACCGGGCCAAGGCGGCCTACGCCGTCGTCGCGACCGGAGAGCGCCGCCTCTATGCCAACCTGATCCTGAAGAAGGGTGTGCTGCGCTCATGA
- a CDS encoding amidohydrolase produces MIVDAHHHFWQVSRGDYGWMTPDLAPLLRDFGPEDLAPLNAAAGIDRTILVQATETEAETDFLLDLAARSETVAGVVGWLDMTARDFRDRLAHYRAQPKWVGLRPMLQEHDPSLILSSAFRDSLAVVARQDVPFDILTFPAHLPNLLRVLADVPPLRGIVDHISKPDMTQDDLGQWGRDMAALASRPTLMCKVSGLVTEAGPDWSADRIRPYLRHVANCFGPDRLVFGTDWPVCTLAATHADVVGLARTLLGEIFTVAELARIFGKNAVAFYKLDAV; encoded by the coding sequence ATGATCGTCGATGCGCACCACCATTTCTGGCAGGTATCGCGTGGTGACTATGGCTGGATGACGCCTGACCTTGCTCCGCTGCTGCGCGACTTCGGCCCCGAGGATCTGGCGCCCCTCAATGCGGCTGCCGGCATCGACCGGACGATCCTCGTCCAGGCGACAGAGACCGAGGCCGAAACCGACTTCCTGCTGGATCTGGCCGCGCGCAGCGAAACGGTGGCGGGCGTCGTCGGCTGGCTGGACATGACCGCCCGCGACTTCCGTGACCGGCTGGCCCACTACCGGGCGCAGCCCAAATGGGTCGGCCTTCGCCCGATGCTCCAGGAACACGACCCTTCCCTGATCCTGTCGTCGGCATTCCGCGACAGCCTCGCCGTCGTTGCGCGGCAGGACGTGCCCTTCGACATTCTGACCTTTCCGGCCCACCTGCCGAACCTGCTGCGGGTACTCGCCGATGTGCCCCCCCTGCGCGGCATCGTCGATCACATTTCCAAGCCGGACATGACGCAGGACGATCTTGGCCAATGGGGCCGCGACATGGCCGCTCTCGCATCCCGCCCCACCCTGATGTGCAAGGTATCGGGCCTTGTCACCGAGGCTGGCCCCGACTGGTCCGCCGACCGGATCCGCCCCTATCTGCGCCATGTGGCCAACTGCTTCGGGCCGGATCGCCTCGTCTTCGGCACCGACTGGCCGGTCTGCACGCTTGCCGCCACACATGCGGATGTCGTCGGCCTCGCACGCACCCTGCTGGGCGAAATCTTCACCGTCGCTGAACTGGCGCGCATCTTCGGAAAGAATGCCGTCGCGTTCTACAAACTCGACGCCGTCTGA
- a CDS encoding 50S ribosomal protein L25/general stress protein Ctc: MAGEIPDLEAQERTGTGKGAARQARRDGMVPGIIFGGDNDPLPINIPFNVLLKKLRAGRFKSTLFNMKVEGHDDVRVICRDVQRDVVKDLPTHIDFMRLRRTTKINLFIQVEVTGRENCPGLRKGGVLNLVRPEVELVVTAGDIPDHITIDISGAQIGDSITISDVDLPEGAKPTIQRDFVIATISAPSGLRAAADEEDDAEDGAED, translated from the coding sequence ATGGCTGGAGAGATTCCGGATCTTGAAGCCCAGGAACGGACGGGGACAGGCAAGGGCGCCGCTCGTCAGGCACGCCGCGACGGCATGGTTCCTGGTATCATCTTCGGTGGCGACAATGATCCGCTGCCGATCAACATTCCGTTCAACGTTCTGCTCAAGAAGCTGCGCGCGGGCCGGTTCAAGTCGACGCTGTTCAACATGAAGGTCGAAGGTCACGATGACGTGCGCGTCATCTGCCGCGACGTGCAGCGCGACGTGGTCAAGGACCTGCCGACGCATATCGACTTCATGCGCCTGCGCCGCACCACCAAGATCAACCTGTTCATCCAGGTCGAGGTCACGGGCCGCGAGAATTGCCCGGGCCTGCGCAAGGGCGGCGTGCTGAACCTGGTCCGTCCCGAGGTGGAGCTGGTCGTGACCGCGGGTGACATCCCCGACCACATCACGATCGACATCTCCGGGGCCCAGATCGGTGACAGCATCACCATCTCCGACGTCGATCTTCCCGAAGGGGCGAAGCCGACGATCCAGCGCGACTTCGTCATCGCGACGATTTCCGCCCCCTCCGGTCTGCGGGCTGCTGCGGACGAAGAGGATGACGCCGAGGACGGCGCCGAAGACTGA